TGCTTTTGCCTTGAGCAAGCTGCTTGTAATGATATGGTAATGGTTAAATTATGAGCCGATATAAAACCTTTATAATATTTAGTTTATATCAAGCTTAACATTAAATCAAAAACTCTATTCTCAACATGTGAAACGAATGCGCGTTGAGAACCCTTTCCGAAATAGAGTATCCTTAGCTAAAACCTTCAGGCAAAAAGCCTTGTCTAAAGAAACAACTTGTCTAAAGTTGCGTGATGGTATCATTTATAAGAAAACTAGCTATTCCCGGCGCGCGCTGCTCATTTTTCGTTTCTCGatcatcctcatttctcgattatccggcgtttcagaggacttccTGGTtacgtatccgatcagctttccttctcgcttcccgttgcttCTCTATTTCAAACGATCgagcttcccggtgacgtatccgatcggcttccctttccgcttcccgttggatacatgccAAAATTCTcaccagctaaatttggctcaaattgcttgaaaactattcgagttttgctgaaattacCCTTGATTTTGGATGGGAGCCCCCTTTGAAAAGAGGGGAGgagtttcaaacattttccagaatatttcctcttcccaaaaacacGCATGTCAAgaattcggttcggtttgctcgaaaacaacccgaattatactgaattttatgttacgtttgtttgGGAGCCCTCTTCGCCGGTGGTGTGGGAGGGTCGCACTATCCCGCACCGGgcggtgtcacaaaactacgctgtgcaaaatttcacgcgaactggttcagtagttttggagaaacaGCGGaacagacggacggacaaacattcatttatatatatatatatatagatgtaAACAGTGATTCTGGAAAGCATACTAtgtaaaaccaaacacaaacactacCAACACAAACCGAAAGAACCCGTTACCCGAACACATTACAGTCGCTTGCTTAACATGTCGGCTTTATTCGTCGGCTTCGGTTCAATAAACAACTTTTTTAATAAGCCAAAAGCGTGAGAAAGCGTAGAAGACTAAAAGATGCTTCATTCGTTGGTTTAAAGATAAAAAGATGTCAACAAAAGTAAGACAAATTTTTATTCTACAATGTATATACCTGTTGTGCTGGATACACATTTAATTCCATTTTAGCTGAAGTATTGCACTAGAGCTCGTACCAAGCAGAGTTTAAACAACAACCATTGCTAACCAAGCATCTACACATTTATTTCGTTACGAATGTCTCGTTGACTCTTGACTCCGGACATTTGCAAAGAGTAACTTCGTTTGACATATTTGTAGTTGACGCTAACGATCTACCAAACGAGATACGCGGAAAAGTGTTCTTGCAAATTTATCATTTGTTCTTACTTTTCTTTATAAGCTCGCCGTATTCCTCGCTGTAGCTGCAATGTATAATTTTGAAGCGGCCTATTAAAATAGCAGTACATCAATGTAATGTGATCCTTTTTAAAGCTATTAGTgtgcattttgaaaataatcatgATTTATTAACCCCCGAAGGCCAAAAGGGGGCTCTTGATGGTCTTTTTTTACATAATGCAAGTCGCAACACATAATGTCGAGCATTTTACACATCCTCATCCATGCACACGTCTATATTGGAAGTTCACTATTTCAACATCCAAGAAAGCTGTTTCCGGATTGGCTCTATCACAACGGCATAACATTCGTACAACCTGATTAGTTGAAAGGTGTATATTGTTGACGTTACTATACCAATGTGTCAAAAACTTTGCTCCACGATTTGTTGAAATGTAGTGGTGTTATACACGATCCGATGTCACTCGCAAAGTCACATATATCCTGACAGTTCGTGTATTGACAAAAAAGTCAAATGCGATGCTTCATTGCCTTCTCCTGGGCAGCTTTTCCGAAAGGAATGCTTTCGGTTTATTTAGCTAGCCTAGATGAGGTTTTGGCTCAGTGCTGTTTTCCTGGCAAGAAAAACGCTATATTAGTTATTTTGTTTGAAGTAACAATATTGAATAACAGTCAAACTCACTGCAAAGTGCCACATGAATTAGCATAAATATGTGCGGGAGTTTTCTAAGGTGAGCTTTacttctgttttctttctcagtGTGATAAGTTGGCCGTAAAATGTTAATTGTTACATGTATTTTGTGTTAATCTTTGTCATAAACAGAACGATgatttcaatgcaataaaatgcAAGTATTGTCGAACAAACTAGCTTAATATATAGTAAACCATGGATCTCTCGGAGAGCCTAAAAATACCTATATCGAAAGCCCATTCTTCGCAGCCAGGAAACAGTGCGAGCGGCTCATCTAGCGATCAAGGTGCCGGCTATATTACCGAGAAGCTGTATATGCTGTTACAACTTTATCTGCAAAATAAAGGCTGGAGTCCGTCGGTAGAGTTGCTGCAGTGTTTTGCAGAACTGAAAGATACTCCCATTCTGCCGAGCGCTGCCTATTTGCAGGTGCTGGCAAGTCGTGTTGGTTTGGACAATCAGGGCCGTTTAGTGTTGCGAGAATCGGGTAAGATCGTACTTCCGTACGAGCATTTCGCTAACGCCGTCATGCTGAAACACATGTCAGGGCCACATGGTTTGCATTTAAGCATCGAAGCGACAGTTCGGGCGGTAATGGATTCATACACGATCGGCCGAGAAAACTTCGGCATGGAGAAGGAGTTTATCGTAGAGGTGGTACAATCGTGCCCCAGTCCTGCCTGTCGTTATTATAAGGGACAAATTGGCGTCGTGCCGTTCATCGATCAATCGTTCAATCCTGCTTCACACATTACCTCCGACTATTTATCGCACCTTCACCAGCTTGGTCCTAACGGGGGCCCAATCGATATAAGCGCAGCCGATGGTGTAGGAAAGGGCATTATGTCGCAAATGAAACTATCTaaatcagcatcatcacccCAACATCAATCGCATGTGAACGCTGCCATttttcaacagcaacaaaaccgCTCCACCACGCAGAAATCATTCGATAGTTTTGCCAACTTTTCCAACGTCGACAAACAGCGAATGATGCAGTTGCTGGATAAACAGAAACACTTCGATACGGTGCAGTCCAGTCATGTAGGCGCGCAAGCAAGTCATGCGCAGGTGCTAACAGGAAGCTCAGGAGCAAATCCGATAGGTGCAGCCGTGGTCAACAAACAGCCGCAGGTTGTGGCAACAGCGAATCtacttcagcagcagcaaccgcaaccacTAGGGCTGACACAGCAACCACAACCAACTGCGGTGGTGTCGAGTTCGGTTgcacagcatcatcatcatcatcaatcacaGCAACAGCCTAAGTCACACCAACATGCAGGACTGCAAACAGTCTGTAACGTTCAACAACAAATTATTTCACCAATGCTGGGCCAATCAAATACACCGGGCAGTTCGATTACTagtcagcatcagcaacagcaattaTCAATACAGGCGCACTTAAATCAACCACCGTTACAAACGGTTAACATGGATACAGGCCACAAATTGTCTGATTACATGCGAGGAGCAGTAGATCCACATGAAAACATCACTACTAGCAAGGAACTGCTTGCATTGCACAGTGGTGCATGGAACCAGGATCGAGATGGTATCATAATAAGCCAAGATAAAATCATACGAGCCTTTAGCGAACTGATGCGTAACATCTCAAAGATGAAAACATTCATTAGACCAAGCATGTGCAAGCCATATGGAAAGCAGTCAGAAAGTTTGCAGAAAAGTAAGGCGAATATAATGAATTATCATgaattaatgaaataattgTATTAATATTTTCAGCGCTCTTCGACACAATTCAACTCCTACAAATGTTGCGCAATTGCTTACCGGCACCGCATATTCCTGTTTCGTCCTGGAAAGGCGAATCGAACACACTCGACAACGGCAACTCTGAGACAACCATGAACTAAATATGGCCCACAATGTTCACCATGCACTAAActaacaaaacataataacCAACTAATGCCACGATTATATGTCATTCTTTCTTCATTTGTGTCTTATTTTCAATTCTCCAATTCAATTCATCTCTCCATGGTCTTTTTTTTATGACGACTAACCATACTCTCGTAATTactcattcattttcctcgatcgTACAGTGGAGATTCTGGAGACTCTAAgtatttattcaattatttattgttttgctaaACATATGATTATTGTATAGGTTACTGGCCGATGGATtgag
This window of the Anopheles cruzii chromosome X, idAnoCruzAS_RS32_06, whole genome shotgun sequence genome carries:
- the LOC128270206 gene encoding uncharacterized protein LOC128270206, producing the protein MDLSESLKIPISKAHSSQPGNSASGSSSDQGAGYITEKLYMLLQLYLQNKGWSPSVELLQCFAELKDTPILPSAAYLQVLASRVGLDNQGRLVLRESGKIVLPYEHFANAVMLKHMSGPHGLHLSIEATVRAVMDSYTIGRENFGMEKEFIVEVVQSCPSPACRYYKGQIGVVPFIDQSFNPASHITSDYLSHLHQLGPNGGPIDISAADGVGKGIMSQMKLSKSASSPQHQSHVNAAIFQQQQNRSTTQKSFDSFANFSNVDKQRMMQLLDKQKHFDTVQSSHVGAQASHAQVLTGSSGANPIGAAVVNKQPQVVATANLLQQQQPQPLGLTQQPQPTAVVSSSVAQHHHHHQSQQQPKSHQHAGLQTVCNVQQQIISPMLGQSNTPGSSITSQHQQQQLSIQAHLNQPPLQTVNMDTGHKLSDYMRGAVDPHENITTSKELLALHSGAWNQDRDGIIISQDKIIRAFSELMRNISKMKTFIRPSMCKPYGKQSESLQKTLFDTIQLLQMLRNCLPAPHIPVSSWKGESNTLDNGNSETTMN